The Corallococcus exiguus genome has a segment encoding these proteins:
- a CDS encoding ChaN family lipoprotein, whose protein sequence is MRASLALHLALFRRQRAQIARVVEGRTEAFRAYEARYRRRTSTYQSVVSLTHVHQRIAASDLVYVGDYHTLPLAQQTYLDLAERALASGRRVVLALECVEGRHQAALDAYLAGRLPERTLMSRLGHGPTPGFGPGAGIRAVLAFAKRLKLQVVAIDRRAQGERSLALRDAFAAERIARVARAEDVPLVMVLVGQFHAAPCHLPAQVERALGDTHPRRGLVVYQNAEGLWWRLAREGRLGSAEAVELADGALCLMNASPVLCQQSFLDYLEAEGDDAPLLDRSAAERFRDMAELIGGLAGVSVGRELDSVEVTTAADGDVLARIRRRGRFTQAELSQLRKHILSRESGYIPRARTAYLASLSLNHAAEEAAHFVRHCAVGDAMDAPRGASEAFYARCLEEALGFFGSKLINPRRTCPNVTEWAKRFGEARGLERQIAAFVLAHKATESEAPDEAVKLLPLRRDRLFHGVSHALGYLLGDSLYRAFDAGQVDIADIRALFRDPLVDPRGAYLAWAARLRGI, encoded by the coding sequence ATGCGCGCGTCGCTTGCCCTTCACCTCGCCCTCTTCCGCCGCCAACGCGCCCAGATCGCCCGGGTGGTCGAAGGCCGCACCGAAGCCTTCCGCGCCTACGAGGCCCGGTACCGCCGGCGCACGAGCACCTACCAGAGCGTGGTCTCCCTGACCCACGTGCACCAGCGCATCGCGGCGTCGGACCTCGTCTACGTCGGCGACTACCACACGCTGCCGCTCGCCCAGCAGACCTACCTGGACCTCGCCGAACGCGCCCTCGCCTCCGGCCGCCGCGTCGTGCTGGCGCTCGAGTGCGTGGAGGGCCGTCATCAGGCCGCCCTCGACGCGTACCTCGCGGGACGCCTGCCAGAGCGCACCCTGATGTCCCGGCTGGGCCATGGCCCTACTCCGGGCTTCGGTCCCGGCGCCGGCATCCGCGCCGTGCTGGCCTTCGCGAAGCGCCTCAAGCTCCAGGTGGTCGCCATCGACCGGCGGGCCCAGGGAGAGCGTTCGCTCGCGCTGCGCGACGCCTTCGCCGCGGAGCGCATCGCCCGCGTGGCCCGCGCGGAGGATGTCCCGCTGGTGATGGTGCTGGTGGGCCAGTTCCACGCAGCGCCCTGCCACCTGCCCGCGCAGGTGGAGCGCGCGTTGGGAGACACCCATCCGCGCCGCGGCCTTGTCGTGTACCAGAACGCCGAAGGCCTCTGGTGGCGCCTCGCGCGCGAGGGCCGGCTGGGAAGCGCGGAGGCCGTGGAGCTGGCGGACGGCGCGCTGTGTCTGATGAACGCCTCGCCCGTCCTCTGCCAGCAGAGCTTCCTGGACTACCTGGAGGCCGAAGGCGACGACGCGCCCCTGTTGGACCGCAGCGCCGCGGAGCGCTTCCGGGACATGGCGGAGCTCATCGGGGGGCTCGCGGGCGTGTCCGTGGGCCGCGAACTGGACTCGGTGGAGGTGACGACGGCGGCGGATGGCGACGTGCTCGCCCGCATCCGCCGACGCGGCCGCTTCACGCAGGCGGAGCTGTCCCAGCTGCGCAAGCACATCCTGTCGCGTGAGAGCGGCTACATCCCGCGCGCGCGCACGGCCTACCTCGCGTCACTGTCCCTGAACCACGCCGCGGAGGAGGCCGCCCACTTCGTGCGCCACTGCGCCGTGGGCGACGCCATGGACGCCCCGCGCGGCGCGTCCGAGGCCTTCTACGCACGCTGTCTGGAAGAGGCCCTGGGCTTCTTCGGCTCCAAGCTGATCAACCCGCGCCGCACCTGCCCCAACGTCACGGAGTGGGCGAAGCGCTTCGGCGAGGCCCGGGGCCTGGAGCGGCAGATCGCCGCCTTCGTCCTCGCCCACAAGGCCACGGAGTCCGAGGCCCCCGACGAGGCCGTGAAGCTCCTCCCCCTGCGCCGCGACCGCCTGTTCCACGGCGTCAGCCACGCGCTCGGCTACCTCCTGGGGGACAGCCTCTACCGGGCCTTCGACGCCGGTCAGGTGGACATCGCCGACATCCGCGCCCTCTTCCGGGATCCGCTCGTGGATCCGCGCGGCGCGTACCTGGCATGGGCCGCGCGCCTGCGGGGCATCTAG
- a CDS encoding TonB-dependent receptor domain-containing protein, which yields MQTVLPRTLILCAVVFAAAPVHAQEAALLHASPPRSEARQPLQLDATLVDGAKVLELFVRYRGPGEPYVQVSMERQYGDLYRAVIPAEHMVPPGVEYFVEAAMVNGERAPLFMSALRPARVMVGTQTAEPPPVRAPPARKGTRDAPRSTPDIDAFAPPSGAGEDDDSGSAPTPPPPAGRPDGTGARAGTPDSRTSNRTDSVDSRSGASDPRASSTPSGTDPRASSRTAGTDSRASSRTDAPDVRASNRADGTDSRAPIRTDAPDSPTARTDGSRASTRTDAAAPRAPARASGTDSRAPGRPDGSNTRASSSDDAMAALNADLPPEPRADSRASSSSPSAMDDDLALYSAEDVLAVTTLQEASVRTVPAIGASFNRAQMIALGARTVADVLDVVPGVSVSRDVQGFHRTAIRGLRNDAEVLFLLDGHRLNNFFDGKALMNLPVENLERIEVIRGPGSAVYGAGAFQGVVNLVTNHADGVRGAITTGGVPRDDGRLALATDGHLSAAHTTGDLRLFADLDLWTQEGDSLVINHDALDDESVAQGLRDVDQPAGRTRDGRFLLNAGGGVSYGLDSAGRVGITARYLSEKRDALVGLFDTVGNDSQLSWDVLLADLTWERPLSDGGQVRARLGFDQQSTDRMFQLTPLEFRTGDGADRLFPEGLQEQTQVTVRTVTASVDADLALTKENHLTLGFVAEQQSLSQYDYTTNYTLDGRLRPSPAAPEGLVDLTKGAASRRLNLGLSAQDQWTVLSALTLTFGLRLDAIQLPDAEASGTLDASKMVVRVNPRVGLVIAASDALVLKALYGRAFRAPTPQELVERIPDTDYNQGRFEGNPLLKPTTVDTFELGMDLVQAAGDTRVRVRANAFLQNFASPITPVDTSGNIVPLRNRELGVRVYGVEAEARLEASKRAAAWVNASLSRAQDLEVPEQARLLTDVPQARFNAGVSMPLGDWVNLDVVVRSGAERRNNNRSTLELIRRYEIPAYSLITAQLRTEPIWEHFEVTLYAQNLFDHDLRDDVPRPDRVTGLLPREGVSGYLTLRAFY from the coding sequence TTGCAGACCGTTCTTCCTCGCACGCTCATCCTCTGTGCCGTGGTGTTCGCCGCGGCCCCCGTCCACGCGCAAGAGGCCGCGCTGCTGCACGCATCGCCGCCGCGCTCCGAGGCCCGACAGCCCCTCCAACTGGATGCGACGCTGGTGGATGGCGCCAAGGTGCTGGAGCTCTTCGTCCGCTATCGCGGCCCGGGCGAGCCGTACGTCCAGGTCTCCATGGAGCGGCAATACGGAGACCTGTACCGCGCGGTGATTCCCGCCGAGCACATGGTGCCACCCGGAGTGGAGTACTTCGTCGAAGCGGCGATGGTGAATGGGGAGCGCGCGCCGCTCTTCATGTCCGCGCTCCGGCCCGCGAGGGTGATGGTGGGGACGCAGACCGCTGAGCCCCCGCCGGTCCGCGCGCCGCCGGCCCGCAAGGGGACCCGTGACGCCCCGAGGTCCACGCCCGACATCGATGCCTTCGCTCCGCCGTCGGGGGCAGGGGAGGACGATGACTCGGGGAGCGCTCCGACTCCGCCTCCTCCCGCGGGTCGTCCGGATGGAACGGGCGCACGCGCGGGGACCCCCGATTCGCGGACTTCGAATCGAACGGACAGCGTGGACTCCCGTTCGGGAGCTTCCGACCCACGCGCATCGAGCACGCCCAGCGGTACGGATCCACGTGCTTCGAGCCGCACGGCCGGTACGGACTCGCGTGCTTCGTCCCGGACGGACGCGCCCGATGTACGCGCTTCAAACCGCGCGGACGGCACGGATTCGCGAGCCCCCATCCGCACGGATGCACCGGATTCGCCCACGGCCCGAACGGATGGTTCGCGCGCTTCGACCCGAACGGACGCAGCCGCCCCGCGCGCACCGGCTCGCGCGAGCGGTACGGACTCGCGGGCTCCCGGCCGTCCTGACGGAAGCAACACGCGCGCTTCCAGCTCCGACGACGCGATGGCCGCGCTCAACGCGGACCTTCCTCCGGAGCCGCGCGCCGACTCCCGCGCATCCTCCTCATCCCCCAGCGCCATGGACGACGACCTGGCGCTCTACAGCGCGGAGGACGTGCTCGCGGTGACGACCCTCCAGGAGGCGTCCGTTCGCACCGTGCCGGCCATCGGCGCCTCCTTCAACCGCGCGCAGATGATCGCGCTGGGCGCCCGCACGGTGGCGGACGTGCTGGACGTGGTGCCCGGCGTGTCCGTCAGCCGTGACGTGCAGGGCTTCCACCGCACCGCCATCCGGGGCCTGCGCAACGACGCGGAGGTGCTCTTCCTCCTCGACGGACACCGCCTCAACAACTTCTTCGACGGCAAGGCGCTCATGAACCTGCCGGTGGAGAACCTGGAGCGCATCGAAGTCATCCGCGGCCCCGGCTCCGCCGTCTACGGCGCGGGCGCGTTCCAGGGCGTCGTCAACCTCGTCACCAACCACGCCGACGGCGTCCGCGGCGCCATCACCACCGGCGGTGTTCCTCGCGACGACGGCCGCCTGGCGCTCGCCACCGACGGCCACCTGTCCGCCGCGCACACCACTGGTGACTTGCGCCTGTTCGCGGACCTGGACCTCTGGACGCAGGAAGGCGACTCGCTGGTCATCAACCACGACGCGCTCGATGACGAGTCCGTGGCCCAGGGTCTTCGCGACGTGGACCAGCCCGCGGGCCGCACCCGTGACGGCCGCTTCCTCCTCAACGCGGGCGGAGGCGTGTCCTACGGTCTGGACAGCGCCGGCCGCGTGGGCATCACCGCGCGCTACCTCTCCGAGAAGCGCGATGCGCTCGTCGGCCTGTTCGACACCGTGGGCAACGACTCACAGCTGTCCTGGGACGTGCTCCTCGCGGACCTCACCTGGGAGCGGCCCCTCTCCGACGGCGGCCAGGTGCGTGCCCGGCTGGGCTTCGATCAGCAGTCCACCGACCGCATGTTCCAGCTCACGCCCTTGGAGTTCCGCACCGGTGACGGCGCGGACCGCCTCTTCCCCGAGGGGCTCCAGGAGCAGACGCAGGTCACCGTGCGCACCGTGACGGCCTCCGTGGACGCGGACCTCGCGCTGACGAAGGAGAACCACCTCACCCTGGGCTTCGTCGCCGAACAGCAGTCGCTGTCCCAGTACGACTACACCACGAACTACACGCTCGACGGCCGCCTGCGCCCCAGCCCCGCCGCCCCTGAAGGGCTGGTGGACCTCACGAAGGGCGCGGCCTCCCGCCGCCTCAACCTGGGCCTCTCCGCGCAGGACCAGTGGACCGTGCTCTCCGCGCTCACGCTCACCTTCGGCCTGCGCCTGGACGCCATCCAGCTTCCCGACGCGGAGGCGTCAGGAACCCTCGACGCCAGCAAGATGGTGGTGCGGGTCAACCCGCGCGTGGGCCTGGTCATCGCCGCGTCGGACGCGCTGGTGCTCAAGGCGCTGTACGGCCGCGCCTTCCGCGCCCCCACGCCCCAGGAGCTGGTCGAGCGCATCCCCGACACCGACTACAACCAGGGCCGCTTCGAGGGAAACCCGCTCCTGAAGCCCACCACCGTGGACACCTTCGAGCTGGGCATGGACCTGGTCCAGGCCGCGGGCGACACCCGCGTGCGCGTGCGCGCCAACGCCTTCCTGCAGAACTTCGCCTCGCCCATCACCCCGGTGGACACCAGCGGCAACATCGTCCCCCTGCGCAACCGCGAGCTGGGCGTGCGCGTGTACGGCGTGGAGGCGGAGGCCCGCCTGGAGGCGTCCAAGCGCGCCGCCGCGTGGGTCAACGCCAGCCTGTCCCGCGCGCAGGACCTGGAGGTGCCGGAGCAGGCCCGGCTGCTCACGGACGTGCCCCAGGCGCGCTTCAACGCCGGCGTGTCCATGCCCCTGGGGGACTGGGTGAACCTGGACGTGGTGGTGCGCTCCGGCGCCGAGCGCCGCAACAACAACCGCTCCACGCTGGAGCTCATCCGCCGCTATGAGATTCCCGCGTACAGCCTCATCACCGCGCAGCTGCGCACCGAGCCCATCTGGGAGCACTTCGAGGTGACGCTCTACGCGCAGAACCTCTTCGACCACGACCTGCGCGACGACGTGCCCCGGCCGGACCGCGTCACCGGCCTGCTGCCGCGCGAGGGCGTGTCCGGCTACCTCACCCTGAGGGCCTTCTACTGA
- a CDS encoding 5'-nucleotidase C-terminal domain-containing protein, producing the protein MDRRHLTAALAALTLLPGCLAYNDSCTPLVDDPDAVVGYLGEEIQLGSAFTRHDNNALGQLAADAFLHAEDGASKATELGIINGGSLRDEGLCVTRTSLRTGPLTDGVLHEVILFENLVVTVDLTEKQLVDLFEHSVETLAVEGQAIVSPSGAFLHVSDGTSLRVDCARPAGQRVTELRVRGRAVSIPARDDASIRYRVAMSTFLLSGGDGYGGILGNAGQDPDRNPVTARKLGGTDANIAAAYMKSTYPSPVQALKEAPRIVFANCARPSRPAPR; encoded by the coding sequence ATGGACCGCCGCCACCTCACCGCCGCGCTCGCGGCACTCACGCTCTTGCCCGGGTGCCTCGCGTACAACGACTCCTGCACCCCGCTGGTGGACGACCCCGACGCCGTCGTGGGCTACCTGGGCGAGGAGATCCAGCTGGGCTCCGCCTTCACCCGCCACGACAACAACGCGCTGGGGCAGCTGGCCGCGGACGCGTTCCTCCACGCGGAGGATGGCGCCTCGAAGGCCACGGAGCTGGGCATCATCAACGGCGGCTCGCTGCGCGACGAGGGCCTGTGCGTCACCCGCACGTCCCTGCGCACGGGGCCGCTCACCGACGGCGTCCTGCATGAGGTCATCCTCTTCGAAAACCTCGTCGTGACGGTGGACCTCACGGAGAAGCAGCTCGTGGACCTGTTCGAGCACTCCGTGGAGACGCTGGCCGTGGAGGGGCAGGCCATCGTGTCTCCGTCCGGCGCGTTCCTCCACGTGTCCGACGGCACCAGCCTGCGCGTGGACTGCGCGCGTCCTGCGGGGCAGCGCGTGACGGAGCTGCGCGTGCGCGGCCGCGCCGTGTCCATCCCCGCGCGCGACGACGCGTCCATCCGCTACCGGGTGGCGATGTCCACGTTCCTGCTGTCGGGAGGGGACGGCTACGGCGGCATCCTGGGCAACGCGGGTCAGGACCCGGACCGCAACCCGGTGACCGCGCGCAAGCTGGGCGGCACGGACGCCAACATCGCGGCGGCGTACATGAAGAGCACGTACCCCAGCCCGGTCCAGGCGCTGAAGGAAGCCCCGCGCATCGTCTTCGCTAACTGTGCCCGGCCCTCCCGGCCCGCCCCGCGCTGA
- a CDS encoding TIGR04563 family protein, whose translation MATTDHRKQSLYFPEDMLEEIQREATRQDRSLSWIVQQAWKVARADIRRMPSVNDVLGPLPPRPVAAAAQTATSAPAVVTSSAPASSDEPSKP comes from the coding sequence ATGGCCACCACGGATCACCGCAAGCAATCCCTCTACTTCCCCGAGGACATGCTGGAAGAGATCCAGCGTGAGGCAACGCGGCAGGATCGTTCCCTGTCGTGGATCGTCCAGCAGGCATGGAAGGTCGCCCGCGCTGACATCCGCCGCATGCCCTCGGTCAATGACGTGTTGGGCCCCCTGCCTCCACGGCCGGTGGCCGCCGCGGCGCAGACAGCCACCTCCGCTCCCGCGGTGGTGACGTCCAGCGCCCCGGCATCCTCGGACGAGCCCTCGAAGCCGTAG
- a CDS encoding TIGR04563 family protein, translating to MAGTDKRKQSLYFPEEMLKEIQEEANRQDRSLSWVVQQAWKIARDRIKSFPAVNDVTGDERTDPREERP from the coding sequence ATGGCAGGCACCGACAAGCGCAAGCAGTCGCTGTACTTCCCCGAGGAGATGCTGAAGGAGATCCAGGAGGAAGCGAACCGGCAGGACCGTTCTCTCTCTTGGGTGGTGCAGCAGGCCTGGAAGATCGCCCGCGACCGCATCAAGTCGTTCCCTGCCGTGAATGACGTCACGGGCGACGAGCGCACGGACCCGCGCGAAGAAAGGCCGTAA
- the tilS gene encoding tRNA lysidine(34) synthetase TilS: MPRASPESSSLPGRLARSYAEHGARSRSVLLAVSGGADSTALLVGTARVREALALHVEVATVDHGLRAEAAREVTSVVGLSERLGLTCHVRRLALSPGAGLEARARAARYATLEVLRQERGLDFVATGHTLNDQAETLLMRLSRGTALRGARSIHARAATLLRPLLACSREDVLAFLTTEEVGFVVDPMNADPSFFRTRVRQDVLPALNRAAGFSTVEHLATFARLASEDEALLDGLADAAWERLALSGGGLDAVGLRALEPPLWRRVLARLLSTAGARVDHATLERAREVVARGGVIPLSDGFLLKATGGRVRCVGPGGESPPAPLVLAGPGAQGDFGAWRFQVAAEGFPPPGVLALMLEEGTAWPLTVRSRKQGDRVRTRAGHRKVQDVMVDARVPSEARDAQPVVVDARGEPLWLPGVLPRFVEPGAASREVASRHSLWAFPPLTSERKTPPL, encoded by the coding sequence ATGCCTCGCGCGTCTCCTGAAAGCTCCTCGCTGCCCGGCAGGCTCGCCCGCTCGTATGCCGAGCACGGCGCCCGTTCGCGCTCGGTGCTGCTGGCCGTCTCCGGAGGCGCGGACTCCACCGCGCTCCTCGTCGGAACGGCGCGCGTGCGCGAGGCGCTGGCGCTGCATGTGGAGGTGGCGACGGTGGACCACGGTCTCCGGGCGGAGGCCGCTCGTGAGGTGACCTCCGTCGTAGGCCTTTCGGAACGCCTGGGGCTGACCTGTCACGTCCGGCGGCTCGCGCTGTCGCCGGGGGCGGGGCTGGAGGCGCGCGCGCGCGCGGCGAGGTACGCGACCCTGGAGGTCCTGCGACAGGAGCGCGGCCTGGACTTCGTGGCCACCGGCCACACGCTCAATGACCAGGCGGAGACGCTGCTGATGCGCCTGTCCCGGGGAACGGCGCTCCGGGGCGCACGCTCCATCCACGCCCGTGCTGCCACGCTCCTCCGCCCGTTGCTCGCGTGCTCGCGCGAGGACGTGCTCGCCTTCCTGACCACCGAGGAGGTGGGGTTCGTGGTGGATCCGATGAACGCGGACCCGTCCTTCTTCCGCACGCGTGTGCGCCAGGACGTGCTGCCCGCGCTGAACCGCGCGGCGGGTTTCAGCACCGTGGAGCACCTGGCCACCTTCGCGCGGCTCGCCTCCGAGGACGAAGCCCTGCTCGACGGGCTGGCGGACGCGGCGTGGGAGCGGCTGGCGCTGTCCGGGGGCGGGCTGGACGCCGTGGGGCTTCGCGCGCTGGAGCCTCCGCTGTGGCGCCGCGTGCTCGCACGGCTGCTGAGCACGGCGGGCGCCCGGGTGGACCACGCCACGCTGGAGCGCGCGCGGGAGGTGGTGGCGCGCGGGGGCGTCATTCCTCTGAGCGATGGCTTCCTCCTGAAGGCCACCGGCGGGCGGGTGCGGTGTGTGGGACCTGGAGGGGAATCACCGCCCGCGCCGTTGGTGCTCGCGGGGCCGGGGGCCCAGGGGGACTTCGGCGCGTGGCGCTTCCAGGTGGCCGCGGAAGGATTTCCGCCCCCAGGCGTGTTGGCCCTGATGTTGGAGGAGGGGACGGCGTGGCCACTCACGGTGCGTTCGAGAAAGCAGGGCGACCGCGTCCGGACGCGCGCGGGCCACCGCAAGGTGCAGGACGTGATGGTGGATGCCCGCGTTCCTTCGGAGGCGCGCGACGCGCAGCCGGTGGTGGTGGACGCGCGCGGGGAACCGCTGTGGCTTCCCGGCGTCCTGCCGCGCTTCGTCGAACCGGGTGCGGCTTCGCGCGAGGTGGCTTCCCGACACTCGCTGTGGGCCTTTCCTCCGCTCACGAGCGAACGGAAGACCCCTCCGTTATAG
- the ftsH gene encoding ATP-dependent zinc metalloprotease FtsH, which produces MRSTYKTIGLWVILIVLFVAFYNFFSQGNEQVQEPTFTQLLTKVEEKKVRAVSVKGNTYSGTFSDSNDKFRTTGPPPDVAVLNQLRASGVDVKYEREEQNSLWLTILGQWMPVVFLFLFFIFFMRQLQGGSGKAMTFGKSKAKLLSESHNKVTFADVAGVDECKEELEEIVAFLKDPKKFTKLGGRIPKGVLMMGPPGTGKTLLARAVAGEAGVPFFSISGSDFVEMFVGVGASRVRDLFEQGKKNAPCIIFIDEIDAVGRHRGAGLGGGHDEREQTLNQLLVEMDGFESNDGVILIAATNRPDVLDPALQRPGRFDRRIIVPRPDLKGRLGVLKVHTRRVPLAPEVELEVIARGTPGMTGADLENLVNESALMAARQNKERVDLADFEQAKDKVFMGPERRSMIMTDKEKRNTAVHEAGHALLAKLLPGCDPLHKVTIIPRGQALGVTWSLPTEDKVNGYRKQILDQITMAMGGRIAEELMFNEMSSGAANDIERATETARAMVCRWGMSEKMGPLAFGKSDGEVFLGRDFNSSKDYSEDTARQIDMEVRSIVVGCYTTGKQLLTDKLDVLQRVSDALVEYETLDAEDVNIILQGGQLTRERPAPRVSSSPKPTEKKDKRKILDALEGLPNMEPKKA; this is translated from the coding sequence GTGCGTTCGACCTACAAGACCATCGGGCTCTGGGTCATCCTGATCGTCCTCTTCGTCGCCTTCTACAATTTCTTCTCGCAAGGCAACGAGCAGGTGCAGGAACCGACCTTCACCCAGCTTCTGACCAAGGTGGAGGAGAAGAAGGTCCGTGCCGTCTCCGTCAAGGGCAATACCTACTCCGGTACGTTCAGCGACTCGAACGACAAGTTCCGGACGACGGGGCCCCCGCCGGACGTGGCCGTGCTCAACCAGCTCCGCGCCTCCGGCGTGGACGTGAAGTACGAGCGCGAGGAGCAGAACAGCCTCTGGCTGACCATCCTCGGGCAGTGGATGCCCGTCGTCTTCCTGTTCCTGTTCTTCATCTTCTTCATGCGCCAGCTCCAGGGCGGCAGCGGCAAGGCGATGACGTTCGGGAAGTCGAAGGCGAAGCTCCTCAGCGAAAGCCACAACAAGGTCACGTTCGCGGACGTGGCCGGCGTGGACGAGTGCAAGGAGGAGCTGGAGGAGATCGTCGCCTTCCTCAAGGACCCCAAGAAGTTCACCAAGCTGGGCGGCCGCATCCCCAAGGGCGTCCTGATGATGGGCCCTCCGGGTACGGGCAAGACGCTGCTCGCCCGCGCGGTGGCCGGTGAAGCGGGCGTCCCATTCTTCTCCATCTCCGGCTCGGACTTCGTGGAGATGTTCGTGGGCGTCGGCGCCAGCCGCGTGCGCGACCTGTTCGAGCAGGGCAAGAAGAACGCCCCCTGCATCATCTTCATCGACGAAATCGACGCCGTGGGCCGCCACCGTGGCGCGGGCCTGGGCGGCGGTCACGACGAGCGTGAGCAGACGCTCAACCAGCTGCTGGTGGAGATGGACGGCTTCGAGTCCAACGACGGCGTCATCCTCATCGCCGCCACCAACCGTCCGGACGTGTTGGACCCGGCGCTCCAGCGCCCGGGCCGCTTCGACCGCCGCATCATCGTTCCCCGTCCGGACCTCAAGGGCCGCCTGGGCGTGCTGAAGGTGCACACCCGCCGCGTGCCGCTGGCCCCGGAGGTGGAGCTGGAGGTCATCGCCCGCGGAACGCCCGGCATGACGGGCGCGGACCTGGAGAACCTGGTCAACGAGTCGGCCCTGATGGCCGCGCGCCAGAACAAGGAGCGCGTGGACCTGGCGGACTTCGAGCAGGCGAAGGACAAGGTCTTCATGGGCCCGGAGCGCCGGTCCATGATCATGACCGACAAGGAGAAGCGGAACACGGCCGTCCACGAGGCCGGTCACGCGCTCCTCGCCAAGCTGCTGCCCGGCTGCGACCCGCTGCACAAGGTCACCATCATCCCGCGCGGTCAGGCCCTGGGCGTCACCTGGAGCCTGCCCACCGAGGACAAGGTGAACGGCTACCGCAAGCAGATCCTCGACCAGATCACCATGGCCATGGGTGGCCGCATCGCCGAAGAGCTCATGTTCAACGAGATGAGCAGCGGCGCGGCGAACGACATCGAGCGTGCGACGGAGACGGCGCGCGCCATGGTGTGCCGCTGGGGCATGAGCGAGAAGATGGGCCCGCTGGCGTTCGGCAAGAGCGACGGTGAGGTCTTCCTGGGCCGCGACTTCAACTCGTCCAAGGACTACTCCGAGGACACCGCCCGGCAGATCGACATGGAGGTCCGCAGCATCGTCGTGGGCTGCTACACCACCGGCAAGCAGCTGCTCACGGACAAGCTGGACGTGCTCCAGCGCGTGTCCGACGCCCTGGTGGAGTACGAGACGCTCGACGCCGAGGACGTGAACATCATCCTCCAGGGTGGCCAGCTCACCCGTGAGCGCCCGGCGCCGCGCGTGAGCTCCTCGCCGAAGCCGACGGAGAAGAAGGACAAGCGGAAGATCCTCGACGCGCTCGAGGGCCTGCCCAACATGGAGCCGAAGAAGGCGTAA
- the folP gene encoding dihydropteroate synthase has translation MLRARLISRDRPDDLSLVLRRLNLSPRNRERLARELGYAHVLVTGGRPSYEEELVPPYGSKEREKLPTWTPGGHVDHPGEVLLSGSRQQFDRLISLARKSPRTDGLARALEEALSPAPMPALTLSGRRFEWGTRTYLMGVVNVTPDSFSDGGSFPDAASAVEHAMKLVDAGADILDVGGESTRPGSLPVSADEELSRILQVVEGIKRRSTVPISVDTTKAAVAKEALKAGAHLINDVTGFHSEPALAGVVAAAGAACCLMHTQGMPKTMQQDPRYQDVVGEVMDYLEEGMFQATEAGIPRERILLDPGIGFGKTLEHNLFLLRRLEELRGLGQPLLVGTSRKSFLGKLTGGKGPQERLAATLGSVAAMAILGGADVVRVHDVGEARDALAVADAIRRARGGGDLYGG, from the coding sequence GTGCTGCGCGCACGCCTCATCTCCCGCGACCGCCCCGACGACCTGTCGCTGGTCCTCCGCCGCCTGAACCTGTCTCCTCGCAACCGCGAGCGCCTGGCGCGCGAGCTGGGCTACGCGCACGTGCTCGTCACCGGGGGCCGTCCCTCCTACGAGGAGGAGCTGGTGCCGCCGTACGGCTCCAAGGAGCGGGAGAAGCTGCCCACCTGGACGCCGGGCGGACACGTGGACCACCCCGGCGAGGTGCTCCTGTCCGGCAGCCGCCAGCAGTTCGACCGGCTGATTTCGCTCGCCCGCAAGTCGCCTCGCACGGACGGCCTGGCGCGGGCCTTGGAAGAGGCGCTGTCCCCCGCGCCCATGCCGGCGCTGACCCTGAGCGGGCGCCGGTTCGAGTGGGGCACGCGCACGTACCTCATGGGCGTGGTGAACGTGACGCCGGACAGCTTCTCCGACGGCGGCAGCTTCCCGGATGCGGCCAGCGCCGTGGAGCACGCGATGAAGCTGGTGGACGCGGGCGCGGACATCCTGGACGTGGGCGGCGAGTCCACCCGGCCGGGCTCGCTCCCGGTGTCAGCGGACGAGGAACTCTCGCGCATCCTCCAGGTGGTGGAGGGCATCAAGCGCCGCTCCACGGTGCCCATCTCCGTGGACACCACCAAGGCGGCGGTGGCGAAGGAGGCGCTCAAGGCCGGCGCCCACCTCATCAACGACGTCACCGGCTTCCACTCGGAGCCGGCGTTGGCCGGCGTGGTGGCCGCCGCGGGCGCGGCGTGTTGCCTCATGCACACCCAGGGCATGCCGAAGACGATGCAGCAGGACCCTCGCTACCAGGACGTCGTGGGCGAGGTGATGGACTACCTGGAGGAGGGGATGTTCCAGGCCACCGAGGCCGGCATCCCGCGCGAGCGCATCCTCCTGGACCCGGGCATCGGGTTCGGCAAGACGCTGGAGCACAACCTCTTCCTCCTGCGCCGTCTGGAGGAGCTGCGGGGGCTGGGGCAGCCCCTGCTGGTGGGCACCAGCCGCAAGTCCTTCCTTGGGAAGCTGACGGGCGGCAAGGGCCCCCAGGAGCGCCTGGCGGCCACCCTGGGCTCCGTGGCGGCCATGGCCATCCTGGGGGGCGCGGACGTGGTGCGGGTGCACGACGTGGGCGAGGCGCGGGACGCGCTGGCGGTGGCGGACGCCATCCGGCGGGCTCGGGGCGGCGGCGACCTGTACGGCGGCTGA